A window from Parus major isolate Abel chromosome 27, Parus_major1.1, whole genome shotgun sequence encodes these proteins:
- the NKIRAS2 gene encoding NF-kappa-B inhibitor-interacting Ras-like protein 2: MGKSCKVVVCGQASVGKTSILEQLLYGNHVVGSEMIETQEDIYVGSIETDRGVREQVRFYDTRGLRDGLELPKHCFSCTDGYVLVYSTDSKESFKRVELLKKEIDKSKDKKEVTIVVLGNKCDLQEQRRVDHDAAQHWAKGEKVKLWEVSVADRRTLIEPFIYLASKMTQPQSKSAFPLSRKNKGSGSMDG, encoded by the exons ATGGGCAAGAGCTGCAAGGTGGTGGTGTGCGGGCAGGCCTCGGTCGGGAAAACCTCCATCCTGGAGCAACTGCTGTACGGGAACCATGTGGTCG GCTCGGAGATGATCGAGACCCAGGAGGACATTTACGTGGGCTCCATCGAGACGGACCGCGGTGTGCGGGAGCAGGTCCGCTTCTACGACACGCGGGGGCTGCGCGAcgggctggagctgcccaagCACTGCTTCTCCTGCACCGACGGCTACGTGCTGGTCTACAGCACCGACAGCAAGGAGTCCTTCAAACGTGTCGAGCTGCTCAAGAAGGAGATAGACAAGTCCAAGGACAAGAAGGAG GTCACCATTGTGGTTTTGGGCAACAAGTGTGACCTGCAGGAGCAGCGCCGGGTGGACCATGatgcagcccagcactgggCCAAGGGCGAGAAGGTGAAGCTGTGGGAGGTGTCTGTGGCTGACCGGCGCACGCTGATCGAGCCCTTCATCTACCTGGCCAGCAAGATGACACAGCCACAGAGCAAGTCTGCATTTCCCCTGAGCCGCAAGAACAAGGGCAGCGGATCCATGGATGGCTGA